In Streptomyces sp. NBC_01439, the following are encoded in one genomic region:
- a CDS encoding class I SAM-dependent methyltransferase encodes MTTIDARIADFYGEYDEAARLHTTATGRLELERTQELLRQYLPPPPARVLDVGGGPGTHARWLVEDGYEVVLLDPVPKHVEQARAYVPGCAAEIGDARDVTLPAHGFDAVLLLGPLYHLADRADRLRALSEARRVVVPGGLVAAAGISRYSLMQDYTVSAGLTPDLLAGEVTEVVRTGSYDGSRGFTVVHFHTSAELAEEAVEAGLTDVRLHGIEGPGWAYVMAAGRCGGQEVAQALVADAVATARLADDQGVFTDASAHILVVGTS; translated from the coding sequence ATGACGACGATCGACGCACGGATCGCGGACTTCTACGGGGAATACGACGAAGCTGCCCGGCTGCACACCACCGCGACAGGCCGCCTGGAGCTCGAGCGGACTCAAGAGCTCTTACGCCAGTACCTTCCACCGCCGCCGGCCCGGGTTCTGGACGTGGGTGGAGGGCCGGGGACCCACGCTCGGTGGCTTGTCGAGGACGGGTACGAGGTGGTGCTCCTGGACCCGGTGCCCAAGCATGTCGAACAGGCCCGCGCGTACGTTCCAGGGTGTGCGGCCGAGATCGGTGACGCCCGAGATGTGACGCTGCCCGCACACGGCTTCGACGCGGTGCTGCTCCTGGGGCCGCTGTACCACTTGGCGGATCGCGCCGACAGGCTCAGAGCGCTCTCCGAAGCCCGCCGCGTCGTGGTGCCAGGTGGACTGGTGGCGGCAGCCGGGATCTCCCGGTACTCCCTGATGCAGGACTACACCGTGAGTGCCGGGCTTACCCCGGACCTTCTCGCAGGGGAGGTCACCGAAGTGGTGCGGACCGGGTCGTACGACGGCAGCCGAGGGTTCACGGTGGTGCACTTCCACACGTCGGCGGAGCTCGCCGAGGAGGCGGTCGAGGCCGGCTTGACGGATGTGCGCCTGCACGGCATCGAGGGTCCCGGATGGGCGTACGTCATGGCGGCAGGCCGGTGCGGGGGACAGGAGGTCGCGCAAGCGCTGGTCGCGGACGCGGTGGCGACCGCCCGCCTGGCGGACGACCAGGGCGTGTTCACTGATGCCTCCGCCCACATCCTCGTTGTCGGAACCTCCTGA
- a CDS encoding NAD(P)-dependent oxidoreductase — protein sequence MTTVTVLHPGSMGAAVAAQVVAAGHEVLWVPDGRSEATRERAVQAGAVAVDSLATALHRSSVVLSICPPQAAEDVATLVAGHDFAGVYVDANAINPQRMKYIAGEVCPGTVVLDGAIFGPPPGGLRTARLYLAGDQQAVGIVEELFKGTHVEPRRASGDIGSASALKMAFASYQKAARTLAGVAHALATTHGVGAELTAEAESMASSILSDPDYLPSVAARAWRWAPEMEDVAETLRAADLPTEIAEATVAVLARWEQDKDRYDLPVAVALAHLHGRGAGSP from the coding sequence GTGACCACCGTGACCGTCTTGCACCCAGGTTCCATGGGCGCTGCCGTCGCCGCCCAGGTCGTGGCCGCGGGGCACGAGGTGCTTTGGGTTCCCGACGGGCGAAGCGAAGCCACACGTGAACGGGCCGTGCAGGCCGGGGCAGTAGCCGTGGACAGCCTGGCTACGGCGCTTCACCGCAGCTCCGTGGTCCTCTCCATCTGCCCGCCCCAGGCCGCCGAAGACGTGGCCACCCTGGTCGCGGGCCACGACTTCGCCGGGGTGTATGTGGACGCCAACGCCATCAACCCACAGCGTATGAAGTACATCGCGGGCGAGGTCTGCCCCGGTACGGTCGTACTCGACGGCGCCATCTTCGGGCCACCGCCAGGCGGCCTGCGGACGGCGCGCCTCTACCTCGCCGGCGACCAGCAGGCCGTCGGTATTGTTGAAGAACTCTTCAAGGGCACCCACGTCGAGCCGCGGCGCGCGAGCGGGGATATCGGCTCTGCCTCCGCTCTGAAGATGGCATTCGCCAGTTACCAGAAGGCCGCTCGCACCCTCGCCGGCGTCGCTCACGCCCTTGCCACCACGCACGGCGTGGGGGCCGAGTTGACCGCCGAGGCAGAATCCATGGCTTCGAGCATCCTCTCGGATCCCGACTACCTTCCGAGCGTCGCCGCGCGGGCATGGCGCTGGGCACCGGAGATGGAGGACGTCGCCGAAACCCTCCGCGCGGCTGACCTGCCAACGGAGATTGCGGAGGCCACTGTCGCCGTGCTGGCCCGCTGGGAGCAGGACAAAGACCGCTACGACCTGCCGGTCGCAGTTGCCCTGGCGCACCTGCACGGTAGAGGTGCCGGTTCCCCCTGA
- a CDS encoding UvrD-helicase domain-containing protein, whose protein sequence is MTARLSLYRKAEQELYKLDRSVKAQFYDFSHIFRDNPKRLRLKKLKGDSRIWSARVNDSYRALLTPTGVDPDGTESWLVIAVRHRRDVYEELQVAVNRVTGEIEFVDLAVVGDSALRRAGITLTPAEPDTAETPTPTTAEPARAPAVPPLLAAYSGQQLRELGVADQLIELALTVTDSAELDQLVEGAPLLSKDVLYGLAAGMSIDEVRQEITQPVELGHEPDLGDFAAALSRTKVTAVDDAVQAAIDEGDFRAWKVFLHPTQERVVRRHYNGPARVSGGPGTGKTIVALHRVKHLAEQLPPGHDKPILLTTYTKNLTTDLRLRLSSLVEPELLARVEIAHIDQLAARVLGENTAPGRGKQRVYDSVALGEMRQLLAELDDRRWEPEFLLEEWEQVILGQSVPTRSDYFQARRAGRGRSLTRPERNHIWKLIEQFTARLDKLGVETWGQASERAARYEIERASKICARREYKDEVGGKDLIHRDNSSGMRYLGYRYRHIVVDEAQDLSPAHWKMLRAMADPELPNDMFIAGDTHQRIYDHQVALGALGINIRGRSSRLTLSYRTTKEILAEALRVVEPRKTGQAVGYDDLDDGTDNLAGYRSVLHGPAPVFSPYTSWEEELAGLATTLAAWRTELSTDGHGSPRDPSGHIAVCVADRDMVSQTMYHLITRAGITCAELTKDGPKGDGEVHVGTMHRFKGLEYQRLAIVGASDGIIPRTHVIDRYRTEDPPRYEREQRKARSLLFVATTRARDALTISWHGKPSPFLPA, encoded by the coding sequence ATGACCGCCCGGCTCAGCCTGTACCGCAAAGCCGAACAGGAGCTGTACAAGCTCGACCGCTCGGTCAAGGCCCAGTTCTACGACTTCAGTCACATCTTCCGGGATAACCCGAAGCGGTTGAGACTGAAGAAGCTCAAGGGCGACTCCCGGATCTGGTCCGCCCGTGTCAACGACTCCTACCGAGCACTGCTCACCCCCACCGGCGTCGACCCGGACGGCACCGAGAGCTGGCTGGTCATCGCCGTCCGGCACCGCAGGGACGTCTACGAAGAACTCCAGGTCGCGGTCAACCGCGTCACCGGTGAGATCGAATTCGTCGACCTCGCCGTCGTCGGCGACAGCGCCCTGCGCCGCGCCGGCATCACCCTTACCCCCGCCGAGCCCGACACCGCCGAGACGCCCACGCCGACCACCGCCGAGCCAGCACGCGCACCCGCGGTGCCGCCGCTGCTCGCCGCATACAGCGGGCAGCAGCTCCGTGAACTCGGCGTCGCCGACCAGCTGATCGAGCTGGCCCTCACGGTCACCGACAGCGCCGAGCTCGACCAGCTCGTCGAGGGCGCACCGCTGCTGTCCAAGGACGTGCTCTACGGCCTCGCCGCTGGCATGTCGATCGATGAGGTGCGCCAGGAAATCACCCAACCCGTCGAGCTCGGCCACGAGCCAGACCTGGGCGACTTCGCGGCAGCCCTGTCCCGTACCAAGGTCACCGCCGTGGACGATGCAGTGCAGGCCGCCATCGACGAGGGTGACTTCCGGGCCTGGAAGGTCTTCCTTCACCCCACCCAGGAGCGCGTCGTCCGCCGCCATTACAACGGTCCTGCCCGGGTGTCCGGCGGACCGGGCACGGGCAAGACCATCGTCGCCCTGCACCGGGTCAAGCATCTGGCCGAGCAGCTCCCTCCCGGCCACGACAAGCCGATCCTGCTAACCACGTACACCAAGAACCTCACCACCGACCTACGGCTGCGCCTGTCTTCCCTGGTCGAGCCCGAGCTGCTGGCCCGCGTCGAGATCGCCCACATCGACCAGCTGGCCGCGCGGGTCCTCGGCGAGAACACCGCCCCCGGCCGCGGCAAGCAGCGCGTGTACGACAGCGTGGCCCTGGGCGAGATGCGTCAGCTCCTCGCGGAGCTGGACGACCGCCGCTGGGAGCCCGAGTTCCTCCTCGAAGAGTGGGAGCAGGTCATCCTCGGCCAGTCCGTGCCGACTAGGTCGGACTACTTCCAGGCCCGCCGGGCCGGCCGCGGGCGCTCCCTGACCCGTCCCGAGCGCAACCACATCTGGAAGCTGATCGAACAATTCACCGCCCGCCTCGACAAACTCGGCGTGGAAACCTGGGGCCAGGCGTCCGAACGCGCCGCCCGCTACGAGATCGAACGTGCCTCGAAGATCTGCGCCCGCCGCGAGTACAAGGACGAGGTCGGCGGCAAGGACCTCATCCACCGCGACAACAGCTCCGGAATGCGCTACCTCGGCTACCGCTACCGGCACATCGTGGTCGACGAGGCCCAGGACCTCAGCCCGGCCCACTGGAAGATGCTCCGCGCCATGGCCGACCCGGAGCTCCCCAACGACATGTTCATCGCTGGCGACACCCACCAGAGGATCTACGACCACCAGGTCGCACTCGGCGCCCTCGGCATCAACATCCGCGGCCGCTCTTCGAGGCTGACCCTGAGCTACCGCACCACCAAGGAGATCCTCGCCGAGGCCCTCCGCGTCGTCGAACCCAGGAAGACCGGCCAGGCCGTCGGCTACGACGACCTTGACGACGGCACCGACAACCTCGCTGGCTACCGCTCCGTCCTCCACGGCCCCGCCCCGGTCTTCAGTCCGTACACCTCGTGGGAGGAGGAACTGGCCGGCCTCGCCACTACCCTGGCTGCCTGGCGCACCGAGCTGTCCACCGACGGGCACGGCTCCCCGCGCGACCCCAGCGGCCACATCGCCGTCTGCGTCGCCGACCGCGACATGGTCAGCCAGACGATGTACCACCTGATCACCAGGGCCGGCATCACCTGTGCCGAGCTCACCAAGGACGGTCCGAAGGGCGACGGCGAGGTCCACGTGGGCACCATGCACCGCTTCAAGGGCCTCGAGTACCAGCGCCTGGCGATCGTCGGCGCCAGCGACGGGATCATCCCCCGCACCCACGTCATCGACCGCTACCGCACCGAGGACCCGCCCCGCTATGAGCGCGAGCAGCGCAAGGCCCGCTCACTGCTGTTCGTGGCCACCACCCGTGCCCGAGACGCCCTGACCATCAGCTGGCACGGAAAACCGAGCCCCTTCCTGCCGGCCTGA
- a CDS encoding DEAD/DEAH box helicase, whose amino-acid sequence MRPTLQARGLKESLLQYLSTTYALTDEGAREALHRFLGDETSGMFRGPYLRVRTPFTVADDKQWRRHLEWQPEGFKPYAHQAVAFARLTSARGHTPQPTLVTTGTGSGKTESFLYPVLDHCRREREAGQTGVKAIFLYPMNALATDQAQRINELLTENAELGKLSAGLYIGERAATQYERVRTRRSDMQLSPPDILITNYKMLDLLLQRADDAPLWRESDIRYVVVDEFHTYDGAQGTDVGMLLRRLAAAVGASAEGRPLGRICPVATSATLASGTDEDGVARLTEVATHVFGTEFTADAIVGENRQSVEEFVPRRDVTMQPMPTPDELLALPDPTTGDAALLDLIEKVTDVRDLDPFVLGGNLKRHLFTHAVMEALGGEVKTSAEVLDVMWRVGAAGWSEAVARQPEKAAEALARFVALLSYARDPESTPASPRPFVHVEVHQWARSVSRLLRGVLPWPKAEFRWDAAGAADAGGADNGRTAPVTTATSGQSANLFLPAVYCRDCGRSGWAVFSPESDDHDVQFDTYKIRRSSLGQDKARVRNLIAATDQEAREGSGAAPMSAARGKGSPAGSQGAGGTLMVLDGTRKRLRLPDPQNDYDRESKQPRLTARDSAFVLVNFGETANTAAKEDWCPACGERNAIRYLGTGAAAMAAASITQLFTGGELERELREDKTLMFNDSVQDAAHRAGFVANRSYTFSLRALLADHLRHDESTALNDLIANVVEATTDKDTLSAVVPPDLHGFKGVDRLLSGQGRGGDLKTWRLIGQRLAFEALMEFGFRSRNGRTLELTRTAAAQVRIDDPAAVVALVRELHEECVRDGLPLVPQDDTRYLAFVRILLERLRTRGAVAHQWLDKYVDEAGTSRYYVWGRRPKGMRAFPKGIAAPVFLLGQPKNGSEFDFATGRLSWYERWAGRCLELPRELAPELWSRLLPELASMGLLSVRTPNDTSARVYGLKPGAIEARLLDDEQVRSSYVRCPVCFWEQTVHPDLLDQWHGQPCPSYRCGRGRLVAGDRPEGLGVHHRDRDYTHDYYRRLYLSAGTYQVVTAEHTGMLTRPQREKVEEAFKRGGGFKDPNVLSCTPTLEMGIDIGDLSAVVLSALPRRPASYAQQVGRAGRRTGNAFLLTIPDRRRRDLYFLERPKDLIAGTIVPPGCYLSAVEILKRQYLAHLLDLAAAGRLVRADGIVLRAMPHKAPRLFGPSGYLTDLVELALDQGEELVEGFLRLFPVGVSEQAQDDLRKYATHDLRSKVELAEREWRRGEEALRARLAEISEAHDELKDSDPDEARQKAELDAERRGVGKRLLHRGETTAQSALCDLGLLPNYALIDSPTTLSATLYGEDGVDPKTGKVVYTSETLTYERPRRFALQELAPGNTFYVNGYRHEITGLELSTGGRQEWRTWRVCPGCGYVRTENAADDRSPCPRCKTGQIADDGSCLFQVVEPATVTSRDKREDARIRDDKDDRDHRSYAVVDAVDIPLEAIEPGSWRHTRETFGVDYCRSAMIRRINVGPVRYDSPARDDFAGTQVRLNPFHVCTACGAASADGRPVFDHDTDALESAAVRAGQLKHHRPWCPLRRGKKDGITQEQVLLAHQLQTEALRVLIPAATADVDAKVHSFRAALRLGVDLHFGGDPQHLDTTVASMPDTDSGERRWFLVLFDALPGGTGYLDRLTDPAAFRDVLAQAYESLKACPCAEEHRRACHRCLHRYTPEQFQDEVSRQAALSMIESLLFTREGEDGWDTAEVDHTGLVGLDAQVESDLEARFLAALRDWVKTTDDAALDEDGHASGHLRFTAGSDVTHWRLTAQRQLEGTRTDFTFTRVGGPQQSVHVYLEGFRFHASREHNRIADDAARRTLLRADGKTVFQITWADIDLFEQRPVRTKPVWPPYRGTAQEGARAAYEQYGGTRAHFGEAVFANPIDTLIAYLRDPDAERWARRARALVTGLTAVPATTPVAATAKRSELITALSGQLAGFASGPRHDKLVAADSAGFAGPVHVFRTEDEHGLPLVFAVDAADQENLRWTALAVLDDSDAVLDTEEHKLRWRSWLYWTNLTQFLSLAGGDGVQLAASRAADFAVEVLSVCGGLGELDSLADARTLRQPVVVHPIAPEASGDTPVEAALRHIIRDAIWDEDILELLREEPDENPSLLNLAELLADQGKQAPVFGFELGTTSRWPAEFAWQTPDIKIAVVTAHRGEDDAEAQRRDAAYAEAGWTVRTAAEWLDHLDTLLEQLPDTEGTTR is encoded by the coding sequence GTGAGGCCGACGCTGCAGGCGCGCGGGCTCAAGGAGAGCCTGCTCCAGTACCTGTCCACGACCTACGCGCTCACCGACGAGGGCGCGCGTGAGGCGCTGCACCGATTCCTAGGAGACGAGACCTCCGGGATGTTCCGGGGGCCGTACCTGCGGGTGCGGACGCCGTTCACCGTGGCCGACGACAAGCAGTGGCGCCGGCATCTGGAGTGGCAGCCGGAGGGGTTCAAGCCGTACGCGCACCAGGCCGTGGCCTTCGCCCGTCTCACCTCCGCGCGCGGGCACACCCCCCAGCCGACGCTGGTCACCACCGGTACCGGGTCCGGCAAGACCGAGTCGTTCCTGTACCCGGTGCTCGATCACTGCCGACGGGAGCGGGAGGCGGGTCAGACGGGCGTCAAGGCGATCTTCCTGTACCCGATGAACGCCCTGGCCACTGACCAGGCGCAGCGCATCAACGAGCTGCTGACCGAGAACGCCGAGCTGGGGAAGCTGTCGGCGGGTCTGTACATCGGTGAGCGGGCGGCGACGCAGTACGAGAGGGTGCGGACGCGGCGGTCGGACATGCAGCTGTCGCCGCCGGACATCCTGATCACCAACTACAAGATGCTGGACCTGCTCCTCCAGCGCGCGGACGACGCCCCGCTGTGGCGGGAGTCGGACATCCGGTACGTCGTCGTGGACGAGTTCCACACTTACGACGGCGCGCAGGGCACGGACGTCGGCATGCTGCTGCGCCGACTCGCGGCGGCCGTCGGGGCTTCCGCGGAGGGCCGGCCGCTCGGGCGGATCTGTCCGGTGGCGACGTCGGCGACGCTCGCGTCCGGGACGGACGAGGACGGTGTGGCGCGGCTGACTGAGGTGGCCACGCACGTCTTCGGTACGGAGTTCACCGCCGACGCGATCGTCGGGGAGAACCGGCAGTCGGTGGAGGAGTTCGTCCCGCGTCGCGATGTGACCATGCAGCCGATGCCGACTCCGGACGAGCTTCTTGCGCTGCCGGATCCGACGACCGGGGATGCGGCGCTGCTGGATCTGATCGAGAAGGTGACGGATGTCCGTGACCTGGATCCGTTCGTGCTCGGCGGCAATCTCAAGCGGCATCTGTTCACGCATGCCGTGATGGAGGCGCTCGGCGGTGAGGTGAAGACCTCGGCCGAGGTGTTGGACGTGATGTGGCGGGTCGGCGCGGCCGGCTGGTCGGAGGCGGTGGCCCGGCAGCCGGAAAAGGCGGCGGAGGCGCTGGCGCGGTTCGTGGCCCTGCTGTCGTACGCCCGTGATCCGGAGTCGACGCCCGCCTCGCCACGACCGTTCGTCCACGTCGAGGTGCACCAGTGGGCGCGGTCGGTGTCGCGGCTGCTGCGCGGGGTGCTGCCGTGGCCGAAGGCGGAGTTCCGGTGGGATGCGGCCGGCGCGGCCGATGCCGGCGGGGCCGACAACGGACGTACGGCACCCGTGACGACGGCGACCTCGGGCCAGAGCGCGAACCTGTTCCTTCCAGCGGTGTACTGCCGTGACTGCGGGCGTTCGGGGTGGGCGGTGTTCTCGCCGGAGAGCGATGACCACGACGTCCAGTTCGACACGTACAAGATCCGCCGGTCCTCGCTCGGGCAGGACAAGGCCCGGGTGCGGAACCTGATCGCGGCGACGGACCAGGAGGCCCGGGAGGGTTCCGGTGCGGCGCCGATGTCGGCCGCCCGCGGCAAGGGGAGTCCGGCCGGCTCGCAGGGTGCGGGTGGGACCCTGATGGTGCTGGACGGCACCCGCAAGCGGCTGCGGCTGCCCGACCCGCAGAACGACTACGACCGGGAATCCAAGCAGCCTCGGCTGACGGCGCGTGACTCGGCGTTCGTCCTGGTCAACTTCGGCGAGACGGCCAATACGGCGGCCAAGGAGGACTGGTGCCCGGCCTGCGGTGAGCGCAACGCGATCCGTTACCTCGGTACCGGTGCCGCGGCCATGGCGGCGGCTTCGATCACCCAGCTGTTCACCGGCGGGGAGCTCGAGAGGGAGCTCCGCGAGGACAAGACGTTGATGTTCAACGACTCGGTGCAGGATGCCGCGCATCGGGCGGGTTTCGTCGCCAATCGCTCGTACACCTTCTCGCTGCGTGCACTCCTGGCCGATCACCTGCGGCACGACGAGTCGACGGCGCTGAACGACCTGATCGCGAACGTGGTCGAGGCCACGACCGACAAGGACACCCTCTCCGCGGTGGTCCCTCCGGACCTGCACGGGTTCAAGGGCGTGGACCGGCTGCTGTCCGGGCAAGGTCGCGGCGGGGACCTGAAGACGTGGCGGCTGATCGGGCAGCGGCTGGCGTTCGAGGCGCTGATGGAGTTCGGGTTCCGGTCCCGCAACGGCCGTACCCTTGAACTGACCCGGACCGCCGCCGCGCAGGTCCGCATCGACGACCCGGCGGCCGTGGTGGCGCTGGTCCGGGAGCTGCACGAGGAGTGCGTGCGGGACGGGCTGCCGCTGGTGCCGCAGGACGACACCCGCTACCTGGCGTTCGTACGCATCCTCCTGGAGCGGCTGCGCACGCGCGGGGCCGTGGCGCACCAGTGGCTGGATAAGTACGTCGACGAGGCCGGCACCAGTCGGTACTACGTGTGGGGCAGGCGTCCCAAGGGCATGCGGGCTTTCCCCAAGGGCATCGCGGCCCCGGTGTTCCTGCTGGGGCAGCCGAAGAACGGCAGCGAGTTCGACTTCGCGACGGGCCGGCTGTCCTGGTACGAGCGGTGGGCCGGGCGCTGCCTGGAGCTGCCACGTGAGCTGGCGCCCGAGCTGTGGAGCCGGCTGCTGCCCGAGCTCGCCTCGATGGGCCTGCTGTCGGTGCGTACGCCGAACGACACCTCGGCGCGGGTGTACGGGCTCAAGCCGGGTGCGATCGAGGCCCGGCTGCTGGACGACGAGCAGGTCCGCAGCTCGTACGTGCGCTGCCCGGTGTGCTTCTGGGAGCAGACGGTCCACCCCGACCTGCTGGACCAGTGGCACGGGCAGCCCTGCCCGTCGTACCGGTGCGGAAGGGGCCGGCTGGTGGCAGGCGACCGTCCCGAGGGGCTGGGCGTGCACCACCGGGACCGGGACTACACGCACGACTACTACCGGCGGCTCTACCTCAGCGCGGGCACGTATCAGGTAGTGACCGCCGAGCACACCGGGATGCTGACGCGTCCTCAGCGGGAGAAGGTCGAAGAGGCGTTCAAGCGCGGTGGCGGGTTCAAGGACCCCAATGTGCTCTCCTGCACCCCGACCCTGGAGATGGGCATCGACATCGGCGATCTGTCCGCCGTCGTGCTGTCCGCGCTCCCCCGGCGGCCCGCCTCGTACGCGCAGCAGGTCGGCAGGGCCGGTCGCCGTACCGGCAATGCCTTCCTGTTGACGATCCCGGACCGGCGCCGCCGTGACCTGTACTTCCTGGAGCGTCCGAAGGACCTGATCGCGGGCACCATCGTGCCGCCCGGCTGCTACCTGTCGGCGGTGGAGATCCTCAAGCGGCAGTACCTGGCGCACCTGCTCGACCTCGCCGCTGCCGGCCGGCTCGTACGAGCGGACGGGATCGTGCTGCGCGCGATGCCGCACAAGGCGCCACGTCTGTTCGGCCCTTCCGGTTACCTCACCGACCTGGTGGAGCTGGCCCTCGACCAGGGCGAGGAGCTCGTCGAGGGGTTCTTGCGGCTGTTCCCGGTCGGCGTCAGCGAGCAGGCCCAGGATGATCTCAGGAAGTACGCCACCCACGATCTGCGGAGCAAGGTGGAGCTGGCCGAGCGCGAGTGGCGGCGTGGCGAGGAGGCCTTGCGGGCTCGGCTGGCGGAGATCAGCGAAGCGCATGACGAGCTGAAGGACTCCGATCCCGACGAGGCCCGTCAGAAGGCGGAGCTGGACGCCGAGCGGCGTGGCGTGGGCAAGCGGCTCCTGCACCGGGGCGAGACCACGGCACAGAGCGCTCTGTGCGACCTGGGGCTGCTCCCGAACTACGCGCTGATCGACTCCCCGACCACGCTGTCGGCAACGCTGTACGGCGAGGACGGCGTCGACCCCAAGACCGGCAAGGTCGTCTACACCTCCGAGACGCTCACCTACGAGCGGCCCCGACGGTTCGCGCTCCAGGAGCTGGCTCCGGGCAACACCTTCTACGTCAACGGCTACCGGCACGAGATCACCGGACTGGAGCTGTCCACCGGCGGCCGGCAGGAGTGGCGTACCTGGCGGGTGTGCCCCGGCTGCGGCTATGTACGCACCGAGAACGCAGCCGATGACCGCTCCCCCTGCCCGCGCTGCAAGACGGGGCAGATCGCCGACGACGGCTCCTGCCTCTTCCAGGTCGTGGAGCCGGCCACCGTCACCTCGCGGGACAAGCGGGAGGACGCGCGGATCCGGGACGACAAAGACGACCGCGACCACCGCTCGTACGCAGTCGTGGACGCCGTCGACATCCCGCTCGAGGCGATCGAACCCGGCTCCTGGCGGCACACCCGCGAGACCTTCGGCGTCGACTACTGCCGCAGCGCCATGATCCGGCGGATCAACGTGGGTCCGGTCCGCTACGACAGCCCGGCCCGGGACGACTTCGCCGGCACGCAGGTGCGCCTCAACCCATTCCACGTGTGCACCGCGTGCGGGGCCGCCAGCGCAGACGGCCGTCCCGTCTTCGATCACGACACGGATGCCCTGGAATCGGCCGCGGTCCGCGCCGGACAGCTGAAGCACCACCGTCCGTGGTGCCCGCTGCGCCGCGGCAAGAAGGATGGCATCACCCAGGAACAGGTGCTGCTCGCCCACCAGTTGCAGACCGAGGCGCTGCGGGTGCTGATCCCGGCCGCGACCGCAGACGTGGACGCCAAGGTGCACTCCTTCCGGGCTGCCCTGCGACTCGGCGTCGATCTGCACTTCGGCGGGGACCCGCAGCACCTCGACACGACGGTGGCGTCCATGCCGGATACCGACAGCGGGGAACGGCGCTGGTTCCTGGTGCTGTTCGACGCCCTGCCCGGCGGCACCGGCTACCTGGACCGGCTCACCGACCCGGCCGCCTTCCGCGATGTCCTCGCCCAGGCGTACGAGAGTCTCAAGGCGTGCCCGTGTGCCGAGGAGCACCGCCGGGCCTGCCACCGCTGCCTGCACCGCTACACCCCCGAGCAGTTCCAGGACGAGGTCTCACGCCAGGCCGCCCTGAGCATGATCGAGTCCCTGCTGTTCACCCGGGAGGGCGAGGACGGCTGGGACACGGCCGAGGTGGACCACACCGGGCTGGTCGGTCTGGACGCCCAGGTGGAGTCCGACCTGGAGGCGCGCTTCCTGGCCGCGCTGAGGGACTGGGTGAAGACCACCGATGATGCCGCCCTGGACGAGGACGGCCACGCGAGCGGACACCTGCGGTTCACCGCCGGCTCGGACGTCACCCACTGGCGGCTCACAGCCCAGCGGCAACTCGAAGGGACCCGCACGGACTTCACCTTCACCCGCGTCGGGGGCCCACAGCAGAGCGTGCACGTCTACCTGGAGGGCTTCCGCTTCCACGCCAGCCGCGAGCACAACCGCATCGCCGACGACGCGGCCCGGCGCACCCTCCTGCGCGCCGACGGAAAGACCGTCTTCCAGATCACCTGGGCCGACATCGACCTGTTCGAACAGCGCCCGGTCCGCACCAAGCCGGTCTGGCCGCCCTACCGGGGCACCGCCCAGGAGGGCGCCAGGGCCGCGTACGAGCAGTACGGCGGCACCCGGGCCCACTTCGGCGAGGCGGTCTTCGCCAACCCAATCGACACCCTGATCGCCTACCTGCGCGACCCGGACGCCGAACGCTGGGCCCGGCGGGCCCGCGCCCTGGTCACCGGCCTCACAGCGGTGCCCGCGACGACCCCCGTCGCGGCGACCGCCAAGCGCAGCGAACTGATCACTGCATTGAGCGGCCAGCTCGCGGGGTTCGCAAGCGGGCCGCGACACGACAAGCTGGTGGCAGCAGACTCTGCCGGCTTCGCCGGTCCCGTTCACGTGTTCCGCACCGAGGACGAGCACGGCCTCCCCCTCGTGTTCGCGGTCGACGCGGCCGATCAGGAGAACCTGCGGTGGACCGCCCTGGCCGTCCTGGACGACAGCGATGCCGTCCTGGACACCGAGGAACACAAGCTGCGGTGGAGGTCCTGGCTGTACTGGACCAACCTCACCCAGTTCCTGTCCCTGGCCGGCGGCGACGGCGTCCAGCTCGCTGCCAGCCGGGCCGCGGACTTCGCAGTCGAGGTCCTCTCAGTCTGCGGCGGGCTCGGGGAACTCGACTCGCTCGCCGACGCGCGTACCCTGCGACAGCCGGTCGTCGTGCACCCCATCGCCCCGGAGGCAAGTGGCGATACGCCCGTCGAGGCTGCTCTCCGGCACATCATCCGAGACGCAATCTGGGACGAGGACATCCTTGAGCTGCTGCGCGAGGAGCCGGACGAGAACCCCTCGCTCCTGAACCTCGCCGAGCTCCTCGCGGACCAAGGCAAGCAGGCACCCGTGTTCGGATTCGAACTCGGGACCACCAGCCGCTGGCCCGCCGAATTCGCCTGGCAGACCCCCGACATCAAGATCGCCGTCGTCACGGCCCACCGGGGAGAGGACGACGCCGAGGCCCAGCGGCGCGACGCCGCGTACGCCGAGGCCGGCTGGACGGTCCGTACCGCCGCCGAATGGCTCGACCATCTCGACACCCTGCTCGAACAGCTCCCCGACACGGAAGGCACCACCCGATGA